AGGCAAAATCGCTGAGTGCGTGGCATTTCAAGAAGAAATTGGCTTAGATGTTTTAGTGCATGGTGAATTTGAGCGAAATGATATGGTAGAGTATTTTGGTGAAAGCTTAGATGGATATCTATTTACAGAGAAAGCTTGGGTACAATCTTATGGAACACGTTGTGTAAAACCACCGATCATTTGGGGAGATGTTGCGCGAGCTAAACCGATCACAGTAGCTTACTCAACATATGCCCAAACCTTAACAGACAAGCCGATGAAAGGAATGTTGACAGGTCCAGTAACGATTTTAAACTGGTCATTCCCTCGTGAAGATATTAGTTTAAGAGAGTCTACGCTACAACTAGCCTTAGCGATTCAAGAAGAAGTGTTGGATTTAGAAGCTAGTGGCATTGAGATTATCCAGATTGATGAAGCTGCGTTACGCGAAAAATTACCGTTACGTCAAACCGATTGGCATCGTGAATATTTAGATTGGGCGATTCCAGCGTTTCGTCTTGTTCACAGTAAAGTACAACCGACAACGCAAATTCACACGCATATGTGCTATAGCGAATTCGCAGATATTATCCAAGATATTGAGAACATGGATGCTGATGTGATCTCTTTTGAAGCCTCTCGCTCAAATTTAGAGATTTTAGATGCTTTAAAAGCCATTAATTTTCAAACCCAAGTTGGTCCTGGTGTTTATGATATTCACTCACCACGCGTGCCAGCAGTAGCAGAAATCGAAACAACAATTGATCGTATCTTGAAAAAAATTCCAATCGAAAAAGTCTGGGTCAATCCAGATTGTGGTTTAAAAACACGGGGTGTACCAGAAACTCAAGCAAGTTTGAAGAATTTAGTCATTGCAGCGAAAAAGGTACGTGGAGGGATTTAAATGAGAACAGACACGTTATTTAAGGAAAAAACCGTTTTTTCCTATGAAATTTTCCCACCAAAACGAACAGCGCCAATCGATACGATCTATCACACATTGGATCGCTTGAAGGGTCAGCAACCGGATTTTATCAGTGTTACATTGGGAGCAGGCGGCGCTGGAAATAATTTAAGTACAGCGGATATTGCCCAAAAAATCCAAGATGAACAGTTTCTTCCAAGTGTCGCTCATTTACCAGCTGTTAATTTTTCCAAAGAAGAAATTTTGGCAATTTTAAAAGAATTAAAACAAAAGAAGGTTGAAAATATTCTTGCGTTACGAGGAGACATTTTGCCAGATAAAGAACCTAAGAAAGATTTTGCCTACGCGAATGATTTAGTTGCATTTATTCACGAGCAAGGCGGCTTCAATATTATCGGTGCTTGTTATCCTGAAACCCATGGGGATGCAGCTAGTTCAGTAGAGGATATCAAAAATCTAAAACGAAAGGTTGATGCGGGAACCAATCAGCTAATCACCCAACTATTTTTTGACAATCAGTACTTCTACACATTTAAAGAAAAATGTGACATTGCCAATATTGATGTGCCGATTCAAGCTGGAATTATGCCAGTTGTCAACAAAAAACAAATCGAACGGATGGTCAAAATGTCCAATGTGACGTTACCGCTTAAATTTTTAAAAATGATGGAACGCTATGAGCATAGCCCCGAAGCCATTCGGGATGCAGGAATCGCTTATGCAATCAACCAAATCGTGGATCTAGTAGCACAAGGTGCAGCTGGGATTCATTTGTATACAATGAATAATCCTTATGTAGCACAAAAAATTAGAGAAGCAACGAGAAGTCTGTTTCAGGCGTGAAAGTTTGTAAAGAAAAGATGGGAAAGAAGCGTTTATTCGATTTTTAGGGGTTCAAGATATAACTTGTAGAGTTATGGCTTGAACCCTTTAGCTTTCTTTTTCAATCTAAAAGCTCATCTTCTCAATTCGATCGAAGGCTTCTTTTAATACATGAATATCTTGTGTAGCAGCTAAGCGGACATAGTCATCACCAGTTGTTTCGCCAAATGCTTTTCCTGGAATCATCAAGACATTTGTTTCTTTCAAGACTTTTTCCACAAATGGAACAGAGGTCAAGCCAGTTTTAGAAATATTGATAAAAGCATACATACTTCCTTTGACTGGGTGGAGTGAAAGAAAAGGGATCACTTCAACTCGTGCAGCAACATATTCCAAACGTTCTTTAAAAATAGATACGATAGGCGGCACTAAGGCTGTCGCGTGATGTAACGCATAGATTCCTGCCTGCTGTGAAGGGCTTGGTGCAGAATAGGTAATACTTTCGTTGATTAGTTTGACTGCCTCGTTGATATAATCAGGAGCAATCATATAACCTATTCGCCAACCAGTCATGGCAAAGGCTTTGGAAAAACTACTAAACGTAATGGTATTTTCAGGTGCAAAAGTCGCCATAGGAACAAATTCGTCGTAGAAACAAAAGGCTTCATACACTTCATCAGAAAGAATATAAAACTCATGTTCAATCGCCAAATCGGCAATGGCTTTGAAGGTTTCTTTTGAAAAAACAGCTCCTGTTGGATTGTTTGGTGAATTAATGATAATTGCTTTCGTTTTATCTGTGATGGCTGATTTTAATACATCAATATTGATTTGAAAATCGTCTTTTTCATAGGTTGGGATAAATACAGGCTTGCCTCCAGCTAAAAGGACTTGATCCTTGTAAGGCGAAAAATAAGGTTCATGAATAATAACTTCATCTTCTGGATCAAGAATCACTTGTAAAGTTAAATACATGCCATGTAAAGCACCTACTGTAGCACGAACCTGAGTTTGGTTAAATGAAAGTCCGTATTGTTTCTGGTAAAAGTCAATGACTATGTCAATAAACGCTTGACTGCCGCCAGATGCCGTGTATTTTGTGTGACCATTTTTTACATCTGTAAATGCTGATTCGATGATGCTTTCATCAGTGATCAAATCAGGATCACCGATGGATAGATCCAATAAATCTGGGACTTGCTTAGCTAAGGTAGCAATGTCCATTAAGATATTTTCAGCAGGGTGCTGATGCTGTTTTGCAATAGTTGAACGATCCATATGTTTTCCCCCAGTATTTTGTTGTCTTCTTTTATTATACTATTTTTTAGTGGTGAAGAAGTATCGACTTTTGAAATAAGCCACCATTCACAAAAATCTGCAAAACAATTTTCGTGAATGGTGGCTTATTTTTTTCGAAAGTAGGTCTGTTGTCTTCGTTTTACAATACTTTTCTTAAAAAATCTTGCGTTCGTGGATTTTTTGGTTGTCCGAAAATTTCTTCTGGCGTGCCTTCTTCTTGAATGATACCGGCATCCATGAAGATTACACGATCGGCAACTTCACGAGCAAAGCCCATTTCATGAGTAACAACCACCATTGTCATCCCTTCAACTGCTAAAGCTTTCATAACTGCCAAGACTTCTCCTACCATTTCTGGATCAAGGGCAGAAGTTGGTTCATCGAATAACATAACATCAGGATTCATTGCTAAGGCACGAGCGATTGCCACCCGTTGTTGTTGTCCGCCAGAAAGGCTTGAAGGATAGCTAGTGGCTTTCTCCTTTAGCCCAACTTGTTCTAATAATGATAGGGCTTTTTCTTTAGCAACATCGGCTGCTTCTTTTTTGACTTTGATGGGGCTGATTGTCAGATTATCTAAAACTGTTTTATGAGGGAATAGATTGAAATTTTGGAATACCATGCCCATTTTTTGACGAAGAGCATCGATATTCGTTTCTTTATCCAATAAATTTTTTCCTTCAAACTCAATTGTTCCATCGGTTGGTTGTTCTAATAAATTTAAACAACGAAGAAAAGTACTTTTACCACTACCAGAAGGGCCGATAATTACAACTACTTCACCTGCTTTTACATCAAGGTCAATGCCTTTTAAGACCGTATTTTTTCCAAAGGTTTTGTGTAAATTTTTAATATTAATCACTAGTGCTCATTCTCCTTTCAGCAACACCTAATAGGCGAGAGATCGTAAAGGTTAAAACAAAGTAAATCAATGATACCACTAAATAAGGTAAGAATGGTTTAAAGCTGGCTCCTTGAACATTCCCAGCTTGGAAAATCAGTTCAGAAACTCCGATAACAGAAACAACAGACGATTCTTTGATGACTGTTACAAATTCATTTCCTAATGCAGGTAAAATATTTTTGATTGCTTGAGGTAAGATAATATAACGCATTGCTTGCGGTTGATTCATACCAAGAGAACGTGCTGCTTCTAGTTGTCCTTTATTAACAGCATTAATCCCTGCACGAACGATTTCAGCTACATAAGCACCACTATTTAGAGAAAGAGCGATACAACCAGCAGCGATTTTCGATAAATCCAAACCTAAAACTCCTGTACCAAAGTAAACAATGAAAATCTGAACTAACAATGGTGTACCACGGACATATTCGATGTAAGCTATTGCAATACCACGTAAAATTTTTGATTTAGACAATTTCATTAAGGCTAACAAACCACCTAAAATTGCACCGAATAATACGCCCATAAAGGCTAAGAAAATTGTGTATCCAGCACCGCTGATGTAAAATTTACCATATTTACCAAGGAAACTTTGATCATCAGTAAACATCAGTTTACCCGCTTCTTTTTTATAACCATCCAGCAAATTATTGTCATTGATCGTTTGGATGGACGCATTGACTTTTTTTTCTAAAATCGTTGCATTTTTAGGAATGGCAACCGCCGCATCTTTTTCTCCTTGTTCAAACGTCACATCAGCGAACGTTAACTCTTTATCACGATCAACATAAGCTTCAGCAACTGGTCCTTCTAAAACTGCTGCATCTACTTTTTTATTTTTTAAGTTCATAATGATGTCTGGTACTTTTTGTAAAGAAGTTGGAATCGAACCGACAAGTTCAGTCTTCGCTAATTCTTCTTGTGTCGTCTGTTTTTGAACACCGACTTTCACACCGTCGAAATCTTTTGTGGACTTGAATTTCTCTTTGTCATCTTTTCTAACAATAACTTTTTGTTTAACTGTCATGTATGGATGAGAAAAATTCACTTCTTGTAGACGTTCTGGTGTGGGTGCCATACCAGAGATGATTAAATCAATCTTTCCTGTTTTCAAAGCACCTAATAATGCATCAAAACCCAATTCTTCGATTTTTAATTTCACACCTAAATCATCTGCGATTTTTTGTGCGATAGAAATATCAAAACCAACGATTTTGTCTTTTCCGTCAACATCTGCATGAAATTCATAAGGTGCATAATCGGCAGATAGACCAACGATCAGTTCTCCTCGTTTCATAATGCTGTCATAGACAGGATCTTTTTCTTCAGCGAGTGCAGTGTTTACTGGAAGAAAAGTGAGTAGTACCAGCAGGAAGGGCATGATAAGTGCGAATGTTTTTTTGCAAATGTTCATTTGTTTCTCTCCTTTATGATAGGTTGTGAGATGGAGACAGAAGCTTATTTGTAAAGGGATTTCTTCTGATTCCATGAGTTATCCTAGTGTTTTTCAATAAATATTCTAAAAAACGTGAATAAGTGTATAAAAATTTATTGTTTTTAGATGTGTTTTATCATATCATAGATTTAGGGAAAGGAAAAGTGGATTCTATCAAAGAATTTACAAAAATTCACTTTTGCATAAAAATTAGTAAAAATGAAAGGTTGAGATGAATGAATCAATCGCTGATTGTAAGGGGCGCACCACAAGAATATGAATGTCGAGTAGGTGCCTGGAATGATTTAGAAGAACATTTAAGTAGAAGAAAGATTACGCGTGTGATGATTTTACATGGGAAAGAGTCATGGGAAGCAGCCCAACCTTATTTTCCTACTTTAATGAATATAGATGCATATTTTATTGATTATGGTGGAGAATGTACAGATGAGAAGACGTCAGAATTGAAAAAGATCTTTGACCAAAAAGAGCTAGAGGGAATCATAGCGGTTGGCGGTGGAAAGATTGCAGATTTAGGGAAAGCAGTAGCCAATCAATGTAATACCCCTATCTTGATTTTACCAACCTTAGCTGCCACTTGTGCTGCGTATACTCCACTAAGTGTGATATATAAAACAGACGGTTCTATGGATCGTTATGATGTATTTCCACAGAGTAATGCCTTAGTTTTGATTGAGCCTAACGTTATACTGGCTTCACCGATTGAACTGATGATCGCAGGAATCGGCGATACTTTGGCTAAATGGTACGAAGCAGATGCAATGATCTCTCAATTAGCGGTACAGCCAATTGAAATTCAAGTCTCTGCATTTGCAGCAAAAAAATGTCGTGATGTTTTGCTTACAGATAGTCAAGAAGCGCTTAATGCTATGAGAGAACAAGAAATGAATCAAGCCTTTTTAAATGTAGTAGAGACGAATATCTTACTTGGCGGAATGGTGGGTGGCTTTGGTGATGATTATGGCCGCACGGCAGGAGCTCATTCTATACATGATGCGCTGACCATTTTACCTGAGAGTCATCAACAGTTACATGGTAATAAAGTTGCTTATGGTGTTTTAGTTCAGTTAGTAATTGAAAATAAATGGTCAGAAATTGAACAACTTATTCCGTTTTATCACAGTCTTGATTTACCGATTTCCTTAAAAGAGATGAAGATGTATTTGTCGCAAGAGGAGTATAACCGAGTGGCGAAACGTGCTGCAGAATCTCATGAAACCATTCATTATATGAAAGAAACGATTACGCCAGAAGTTGTCAAAACAGCCATGATGGAACTTGAAACAGCCATGAGTAACAAATAAGTGAAGTTGAAAAAATGAAAAGAACTGGAGACAAAGGATTTTTTACCTTGTCTCTGGTTTTATTGTCTAAGGATATCCTAAAGAAAGCCTGTAAAACCTTGCAAATACGGACAAAAAAAAGTATGATGAGGAAAGTGTAAATTTACAAAAGAAAGTAGGAGAATGAATGACAGAACCAGCCATTCGTTATCGTTTAATAAAGAAAGAAAAACATACAGGTGCTCGTTTAGGAGAAATAATCACGCCTCATGGTACTTTCCCAACACCAATGTTTATGCCTGTAGGAACGTTAGCGACAGTTAAAACAATGTCACCAGAAGATTTAAAAGAGATGGGGGCAGGTGTAATTTTAAGCAATACGTATCATTTATGGCTTCGCCCTGGAGATGATTTGATTGCAGAAGCAGGCGGCTTACATAAATTTATGAATTGGGATCAACCGATTTTGACCGATTCTGGCGGCTTTCAAGTATTCTCACTGAGTGATATGCGTAAAATCACCGAAGAAGGCGTTCATTTTAGACATCATTTAAATGGATCTAAATTATTCCTTTCACCAGAAAAAGCGATCAACATTCAAAATAATCTAGGCTCTGACATCATGATGAGCTTTGATGAATGTCCACCATTTGATGAAAGCTATGATTATGTGAAAAAATCGATTGAACGTACCTCTCGATGGGCTGAACGCGGCTTGAAAGCTCATGCTAATCCAGACCGTCAAGGTCTATTTGGCATCATTCAAGGTGCAGGCTTTGAAGATTTACGTCGTCAAAGTGCGAAAGATTTGATCAGCATGGACTTTCCAGGGTATTCTATTGGTGGTTTATCTGTTGGTGAGCCAAAAGCTGAAATGAACCGTGTGTTAGATTTTACAACGCCTTTGATTCCTGATAACAAACCAAGATACCTAATGGGCGTAGGAACAGCAGATTCACTGATTGATGGTGTGATTCGTGGTATTGATATGTTTGACTGTGTATTGCCGACTAGAATTGCCAGAAATGGGACTTGTATGACTTCTAAAGGTCGTTTAGTGGTGAAGAATGCGCAATACGCAAGAGATTTCCGTCCGTTGGATGAGAAATGTGATTGCTATACATGTAAGAACTACACACGTGCCTATATCCGTCATTTGATTAAAGCAGATGAAACCTTCGGGATTCGTTTAACGTCTTACCACAATTTATACTTCCTATTGAACGTGATGAAACAAGTCCGTCAAGCGATTATGGATGATAATTTATTGGAATTTAGACAAGCCTTTTTTGAAGAATATGGCTTTAACAAAGAGAATGCGAAAAGTTTCTAAAAAAATGATCAAAAGACTAGTGTTGTATCAGAAATTTTGTTACAGTAAACTAGTGATTATACGATAGAGAGGTGAATAGATAATGGGCGGAGGAATTTCGTTTATTTTACCATTAATTCTTTTAGCAGGAATGATGTTTTTTATGACTCGTTCACAAAAGAAACAGCAAAATGAACGTCAAACACTTTTAGATGCAATGAAAGTGGGCGATGAAGTTGTTACAATCGGCGGATTACACGGTGTAATTTCTGAAATTGACAATGAAAAGAGAACGGTACTGATCGACTGTGAAGGAATTATCCTTGAATTTGATCGCGCGGCGATTAAAACAGTAAAACCAGGTACTGTGGTTGCAAATGACAGCGACGTAACAGTTGTTGAAACGAAAGAAGAATCAGTTGTAGAAGAACCAGCTGCAACAGAGACTTCTGAAAATGACGAAACGAAAGAGTAAATTCCAGCTTGCTGGGATTTTTTCTTTCTGGTATCCCTAAATACATAGATTATTTTTTAGAAAGAAGGAGAGAACCATCGAAAAGCTATCCTGGCATCAAAAGTTCTTACTAAAAAAAGAATTAAAAGCCAAATGCCAATCTTTTCAGCAACTAGGTTATTCATCCGTTAATGAAAACGAATTGATGAACTATCTTGTTTCCTACCGTTGGAAAAAGAAATCTCCATCCTCCATCAAAGCTTGTAAAGAGGATATTTTACATATTGAACCAAACGAATTTTTTGATTACCAACAATTGATTGCGCAAACAAGTAGTTTAACAATTAAAGATTGGCATGATTTAACGGATTTATTCTAATTTAGTTGCATAAATTGAAATAGATTTTACTTCATACTTTTTTAGCTATTTTTGTATTATATAATATGGTTGTTGTTTTATTCAATATGATTCTTGTGTTGGCAAAACAACCACACCCACGAGTTATTGAGAAGCATTCACTAAAATAATGGGAGAAAACTGGGAGAGCATTGATTGTCTTAATGTTTTGTTCTGTAATATAATTAAAATATTCTAACGATTAGTCTAAATGTAATAATTATATTTTAAATATTGGAAATATATGGTATGATTATTACGTAAGAGTTGTTAGGAGTGTTTGGTCGATTTGGAAAAAGAAAAAACTTTAATTATTAATCCTATTATATCAATTAGTAAAGAACACTATTATTTCAGTGATAAATCTAGGTCGGAAAACAAGATATTTTATTTCGAATGTTTGTGGTTTGTATTGACGTTTACTAGTTCTATGTTAAAAATTAGTGCTTTCGATCATAACTTGTCCACTAATACATTAGATACAGGATATTTTTTAATTGTTTTTTCTGCGCCTATTCTAATAAGGCATTTTATTCGCTTTGATTTTTTCAATACTTTGAGTAAGTTTCGAGGGGTTGCCTTTTGGATGGTCACTAAAATTGTACTTGTTTTTTTCATTATCTCGGTAGCGTTCCTTTTATTCTTGATAATGAATTTTAAAAATTTAGATGATAGTGAGTTTTTATATAATTGTGCGATTGTTTTTCATTTCGTTGTCCTTACTATAGGTCTTTATGATAAAATAG
The DNA window shown above is from Enterococcus sp. 4G2_DIV0659 and carries:
- the metF gene encoding methylenetetrahydrofolate reductase [NAD(P)H]; translated protein: MRTDTLFKEKTVFSYEIFPPKRTAPIDTIYHTLDRLKGQQPDFISVTLGAGGAGNNLSTADIAQKIQDEQFLPSVAHLPAVNFSKEEILAILKELKQKKVENILALRGDILPDKEPKKDFAYANDLVAFIHEQGGFNIIGACYPETHGDAASSVEDIKNLKRKVDAGTNQLITQLFFDNQYFYTFKEKCDIANIDVPIQAGIMPVVNKKQIERMVKMSNVTLPLKFLKMMERYEHSPEAIRDAGIAYAINQIVDLVAQGAAGIHLYTMNNPYVAQKIREATRSLFQA
- a CDS encoding pyridoxal phosphate-dependent aminotransferase, which gives rise to MDRSTIAKQHQHPAENILMDIATLAKQVPDLLDLSIGDPDLITDESIIESAFTDVKNGHTKYTASGGSQAFIDIVIDFYQKQYGLSFNQTQVRATVGALHGMYLTLQVILDPEDEVIIHEPYFSPYKDQVLLAGGKPVFIPTYEKDDFQINIDVLKSAITDKTKAIIINSPNNPTGAVFSKETFKAIADLAIEHEFYILSDEVYEAFCFYDEFVPMATFAPENTITFSSFSKAFAMTGWRIGYMIAPDYINEAVKLINESITYSAPSPSQQAGIYALHHATALVPPIVSIFKERLEYVAARVEVIPFLSLHPVKGSMYAFINISKTGLTSVPFVEKVLKETNVLMIPGKAFGETTGDDYVRLAATQDIHVLKEAFDRIEKMSF
- a CDS encoding amino acid ABC transporter ATP-binding protein, with protein sequence MINIKNLHKTFGKNTVLKGIDLDVKAGEVVVIIGPSGSGKSTFLRCLNLLEQPTDGTIEFEGKNLLDKETNIDALRQKMGMVFQNFNLFPHKTVLDNLTISPIKVKKEAADVAKEKALSLLEQVGLKEKATSYPSSLSGGQQQRVAIARALAMNPDVMLFDEPTSALDPEMVGEVLAVMKALAVEGMTMVVVTHEMGFAREVADRVIFMDAGIIQEEGTPEEIFGQPKNPRTQDFLRKVL
- a CDS encoding ABC transporter substrate-binding protein/permease produces the protein MNICKKTFALIMPFLLVLLTFLPVNTALAEEKDPVYDSIMKRGELIVGLSADYAPYEFHADVDGKDKIVGFDISIAQKIADDLGVKLKIEELGFDALLGALKTGKIDLIISGMAPTPERLQEVNFSHPYMTVKQKVIVRKDDKEKFKSTKDFDGVKVGVQKQTTQEELAKTELVGSIPTSLQKVPDIIMNLKNKKVDAAVLEGPVAEAYVDRDKELTFADVTFEQGEKDAAVAIPKNATILEKKVNASIQTINDNNLLDGYKKEAGKLMFTDDQSFLGKYGKFYISGAGYTIFLAFMGVLFGAILGGLLALMKLSKSKILRGIAIAYIEYVRGTPLLVQIFIVYFGTGVLGLDLSKIAAGCIALSLNSGAYVAEIVRAGINAVNKGQLEAARSLGMNQPQAMRYIILPQAIKNILPALGNEFVTVIKESSVVSVIGVSELIFQAGNVQGASFKPFLPYLVVSLIYFVLTFTISRLLGVAERRMSTSD
- a CDS encoding iron-containing alcohol dehydrogenase family protein, coding for MNQSLIVRGAPQEYECRVGAWNDLEEHLSRRKITRVMILHGKESWEAAQPYFPTLMNIDAYFIDYGGECTDEKTSELKKIFDQKELEGIIAVGGGKIADLGKAVANQCNTPILILPTLAATCAAYTPLSVIYKTDGSMDRYDVFPQSNALVLIEPNVILASPIELMIAGIGDTLAKWYEADAMISQLAVQPIEIQVSAFAAKKCRDVLLTDSQEALNAMREQEMNQAFLNVVETNILLGGMVGGFGDDYGRTAGAHSIHDALTILPESHQQLHGNKVAYGVLVQLVIENKWSEIEQLIPFYHSLDLPISLKEMKMYLSQEEYNRVAKRAAESHETIHYMKETITPEVVKTAMMELETAMSNK
- the tgt gene encoding tRNA guanosine(34) transglycosylase Tgt, whose amino-acid sequence is MTEPAIRYRLIKKEKHTGARLGEIITPHGTFPTPMFMPVGTLATVKTMSPEDLKEMGAGVILSNTYHLWLRPGDDLIAEAGGLHKFMNWDQPILTDSGGFQVFSLSDMRKITEEGVHFRHHLNGSKLFLSPEKAINIQNNLGSDIMMSFDECPPFDESYDYVKKSIERTSRWAERGLKAHANPDRQGLFGIIQGAGFEDLRRQSAKDLISMDFPGYSIGGLSVGEPKAEMNRVLDFTTPLIPDNKPRYLMGVGTADSLIDGVIRGIDMFDCVLPTRIARNGTCMTSKGRLVVKNAQYARDFRPLDEKCDCYTCKNYTRAYIRHLIKADETFGIRLTSYHNLYFLLNVMKQVRQAIMDDNLLEFRQAFFEEYGFNKENAKSF
- the yajC gene encoding preprotein translocase subunit YajC: MGGGISFILPLILLAGMMFFMTRSQKKQQNERQTLLDAMKVGDEVVTIGGLHGVISEIDNEKRTVLIDCEGIILEFDRAAIKTVKPGTVVANDSDVTVVETKEESVVEEPAATETSENDETKE
- a CDS encoding post-transcriptional regulator; this encodes MHRLFFRKKERTIEKLSWHQKFLLKKELKAKCQSFQQLGYSSVNENELMNYLVSYRWKKKSPSSIKACKEDILHIEPNEFFDYQQLIAQTSSLTIKDWHDLTDLF